One window of the Niallia circulans genome contains the following:
- a CDS encoding immunity protein YezG family protein, with translation MNTENMESIYQKVAIQLNNIIPEPWEKVMVYSEVDEYSDSTVFFYYPKNKQEPIYSLDIEDMEGIDEDETDRQLNLLDSIFRELWEEFKRNKQEPWTNLTFELYSTGKFDIEFDYTLLEEENNYNHYERLIIWKYKKLGIFPDEKRESDVKLIREYINTQK, from the coding sequence GAGAACATGGAAAGTATTTATCAAAAAGTAGCCATACAGTTAAACAATATTATTCCAGAACCATGGGAAAAAGTAATGGTATATTCAGAAGTTGATGAATATAGTGATTCGACGGTATTTTTCTACTATCCAAAAAATAAGCAGGAACCAATATACAGTTTAGATATTGAAGATATGGAAGGAATTGATGAAGACGAGACTGATCGACAATTAAATCTTCTTGACAGCATCTTTAGAGAGTTATGGGAAGAATTTAAAAGAAATAAGCAGGAACCTTGGACTAATTTAACATTTGAGTTATATTCTACTGGTAAGTTTGATATTGAATTTGATTATACTTTATTAGAGGAAGAAAATAATTATAATCATTATGAGAGATTAATTATATGGAAGTATAAAAAATTAGGAATTTTCCCTGATGAAAAGAGAGAAAGTGATGTGAAACTAATTAGAGAATATATTAATACACAAAAATGA